In Deltaproteobacteria bacterium GWC2_55_46, a single window of DNA contains:
- a CDS encoding isoleucine--tRNA ligase codes for MDYKETLNLPKTDFQMRAELPRKEPETLKAWEETGLYGKIMEAGKGRPKYTLHDGPPYANGNIHIGHALNKILKDIVVKSRFMNGFSTDYVPGWDCHGLPIELQVEKELGKEKSQLSKVEIRKRCRAYAAKFVDIQREDFKRLGVFGEWGNPYLTMDFAYQASILRELGRFVSEGLVYKGKKPVHWCSSCRTALAEAEVEYYDKTSPSIYVRFSLDKGELEKRLGLSIPDEKAYIVIWTTTPWTLPANLAVALHPELDYSLVSASGAAYIVAKGLLEEVSKKLGWEAPKELKEFREEALKGLKARHPFIDRDSPLLPGEHVTLDAGTGVVHIAPGHGQEDYELGLKFGLEIYNPVDNAGKFMQVVPEFAGQQVFKANDAIVELLRQNGSLLLKEDIKHSYPHCWRCKSPIIFRATEQWFASMEAGGLRAKALDAISNKVRWIPSWGRDRIYNMVLNRPDWCLSRQRAWGVPIPALKCKGCGESLLDAGLIEWLAREVEKKGADVWFEKDATELALAGTACPKCGSKEFEKEEDILDVWFDSGVSFSAVLESRGNLKFPADLYLEGSDQHRGWFHSSLLASEGTRSTPPYNAVLTHGFVVDGSGRKMSKSIGNVVAPQEVIGRYGAEVLRLWVAGEDYREDIRISEEILKRLSEAYRRIRNTFRFILGNLYDFDPARDGVRYEELEELDRLTLHKLAKLTARLREAYEEFEFHAVYHSVHNFCTVDLSAFYLDVVKDRLYTYRADSRGRRAAQTTIWLVLDHLLRLTAPVLVFTTDEAWGFMPGEKAESVHLSSMPEPEKEWLDPALEEKWERLMAYKGEIAKAIEGARQGKIVGHPLDAQVVLYPPAKDLELMMSEEKALEEVLIISRLIVSQEPLVETSAGEASFNFKSQEIPGLDIVVGKAEGGKCERCWHYSTYVGKDHEHPAICDRCVEALA; via the coding sequence ATGGACTACAAAGAGACCCTCAACCTTCCGAAGACAGACTTCCAGATGCGGGCCGAGCTCCCCAGAAAGGAGCCCGAGACGCTAAAGGCATGGGAGGAGACCGGCCTCTACGGGAAAATAATGGAGGCTGGCAAGGGCAGGCCCAAATACACCCTTCACGACGGGCCGCCATACGCCAACGGCAACATCCACATCGGCCACGCCCTCAACAAGATACTCAAGGACATCGTGGTAAAAAGCCGTTTCATGAACGGCTTCTCTACCGACTATGTGCCGGGCTGGGACTGCCACGGCCTCCCTATAGAGCTGCAGGTGGAAAAGGAGCTCGGCAAGGAGAAGTCCCAGCTCTCGAAGGTTGAGATAAGAAAGCGGTGCAGGGCCTATGCCGCGAAGTTCGTCGATATTCAGCGCGAGGACTTCAAGCGCCTCGGCGTATTCGGAGAGTGGGGCAACCCGTACCTTACGATGGACTTCGCCTACCAGGCCTCGATACTCCGCGAGCTCGGCAGGTTCGTCTCAGAGGGGCTCGTCTACAAGGGCAAAAAACCCGTCCACTGGTGCTCGTCCTGCAGGACCGCGCTGGCAGAGGCAGAGGTAGAGTACTACGACAAGACCTCCCCTTCGATATACGTAAGGTTCTCACTCGACAAGGGGGAGCTTGAAAAGAGGCTCGGCCTCTCGATCCCGGACGAGAAGGCATATATCGTCATCTGGACCACCACCCCATGGACCCTGCCGGCGAACCTGGCGGTAGCGCTCCACCCTGAGCTCGATTACTCGCTCGTATCAGCCAGCGGGGCGGCATATATAGTCGCGAAGGGGCTCCTTGAGGAGGTATCAAAAAAACTCGGATGGGAGGCCCCGAAAGAACTGAAGGAATTCCGCGAGGAGGCCTTGAAGGGGCTCAAGGCCCGCCATCCCTTTATCGACAGGGACTCGCCCCTGCTGCCCGGCGAGCACGTAACCCTTGACGCGGGCACCGGGGTAGTACACATCGCGCCAGGCCACGGCCAAGAAGACTACGAGCTGGGGCTAAAGTTCGGCCTCGAGATATATAACCCGGTAGATAACGCCGGCAAGTTCATGCAGGTAGTGCCGGAGTTCGCAGGCCAGCAGGTCTTCAAGGCCAACGACGCCATAGTAGAGCTCCTCAGGCAAAACGGCTCGCTGCTTCTGAAAGAAGATATAAAACATTCATACCCCCACTGCTGGCGCTGTAAATCACCTATCATCTTCAGGGCCACAGAGCAGTGGTTCGCCTCGATGGAGGCCGGGGGCTTGAGGGCCAAGGCGCTCGACGCCATCTCGAACAAGGTGCGCTGGATCCCCTCCTGGGGCAGGGACCGCATCTATAACATGGTCTTGAACAGGCCGGACTGGTGCCTCTCCAGGCAGAGGGCATGGGGCGTGCCGATACCCGCGCTAAAATGCAAGGGATGCGGAGAATCGCTCCTGGATGCCGGCCTTATAGAGTGGCTCGCCAGGGAGGTCGAGAAAAAGGGCGCTGACGTCTGGTTTGAAAAGGACGCAACAGAGCTTGCGTTGGCAGGCACCGCCTGCCCGAAGTGCGGGTCAAAGGAGTTCGAGAAGGAAGAAGACATCCTCGACGTCTGGTTCGACTCCGGCGTAAGCTTCTCGGCGGTGCTCGAATCGCGCGGCAACCTTAAATTCCCGGCTGACCTATATCTCGAAGGCAGTGACCAGCACAGGGGCTGGTTCCACTCGTCGCTCCTCGCCTCAGAGGGCACACGCTCCACCCCGCCATACAACGCCGTCCTCACACACGGGTTCGTGGTCGACGGCTCAGGCAGGAAAATGAGCAAGTCCATCGGCAACGTCGTCGCCCCGCAGGAGGTCATCGGCAGGTACGGAGCCGAGGTCTTGAGGCTCTGGGTGGCTGGCGAGGACTATAGAGAAGACATACGCATTTCCGAAGAGATCTTGAAGAGGCTCTCCGAGGCTTACAGGAGGATAAGGAACACCTTCCGCTTCATACTCGGCAACCTCTACGACTTCGACCCGGCCAGAGACGGGGTAAGATACGAAGAGCTGGAAGAGCTCGACAGGCTTACCCTCCATAAGCTCGCGAAGCTTACCGCGCGCTTAAGAGAGGCTTACGAGGAATTCGAGTTCCACGCCGTCTATCACTCGGTCCACAACTTCTGCACGGTCGACCTCTCGGCCTTCTACCTCGACGTAGTAAAGGACAGGCTCTATACCTACAGGGCCGACTCAAGGGGGCGCCGCGCGGCCCAGACCACCATCTGGCTTGTGCTCGACCACCTTCTGCGCCTCACCGCCCCGGTGCTCGTCTTCACGACCGACGAGGCATGGGGGTTCATGCCTGGGGAAAAAGCGGAGAGCGTGCACCTCTCATCAATGCCTGAACCGGAAAAGGAATGGCTCGACCCGGCGCTCGAAGAGAAATGGGAAAGATTGATGGCGTACAAGGGCGAGATAGCGAAGGCCATCGAAGGTGCGAGGCAGGGCAAGATCGTCGGCCACCCCCTTGACGCTCAGGTAGTGCTCTATCCGCCCGCCAAGGACCTTGAGCTTATGATGAGCGAGGAGAAGGCCCTCGAGGAGGTGCTTATCATCTCAAGGCTCATCGTATCCCAGGAGCCGTTGGTCGAAACCTCTGCGGGAGAGGCTTCGTTCAATTTCAAGTCCCAGGAAATACCGGGCCTTGACATCGTCGTCGGCAAGGCCGAGGGCGGCAAATGCGAGAGGTGCTGGCACTACAGCACCTACGTCGGGAAGGACCATGAACACCCGGCTATCTGCGACAGATGCGTGGAGGCACTGGCATAA
- a CDS encoding signal peptidase II yields the protein MRGGTGISVHWKIFAATVLTVAALDQATKLIITQSLPVYSGVEVVPGFFSIVHYLNKGAAFGILNDGGAAKKLFLIGVSLVSLAIVTFLIRQSTSRLHSFAFSLIAGGAVGNLIDRVRFGSVVDFLDFYLYTRHWPAFNVADSAITAGVAIALFSYLFGNEKSGEENI from the coding sequence ATGCGTGGAGGCACTGGCATAAGCGTCCATTGGAAGATATTCGCGGCTACCGTCCTGACGGTAGCCGCCCTCGACCAGGCTACGAAGCTCATCATAACGCAGAGCCTCCCGGTCTACAGCGGCGTAGAGGTCGTCCCGGGCTTCTTCAGCATCGTCCATTACCTTAACAAGGGGGCCGCCTTCGGGATACTTAACGACGGCGGGGCCGCCAAAAAGCTCTTCCTCATAGGCGTCTCGCTCGTCTCGCTCGCCATTGTTACGTTCCTCATAAGGCAGTCCACTAGCAGGCTTCACTCCTTCGCCTTCTCGCTTATAGCCGGTGGCGCTGTCGGGAACCTCATCGACAGGGTCCGCTTCGGCTCTGTCGTGGACTTCCTCGACTTCTACCTCTACACGCGCCACTGGCCCGCATTCAATGTCGCGGACTCGGCCATAACCGCCGGGGTCGCCATCGCGCTCTTCTCTTATCTTTTCGGTAACGAAAAATCCGGGGAAGAAAACATTTAA
- a CDS encoding DNA topoisomerase I (catalyzes the ATP-dependent breakage of single-stranded DNA followed by passage and rejoining, maintains net negative superhelicity) — translation MAKSLVIVESPAKAKTINKFLGKDFMVLASVGHIKDLPKSKLGIEIDSGFEPHYELIKGKANTIRELKKAGKIAEKIFLAPDPDREGEAIAWHIAEEIDKKKEKTFRVLFNEITEKAVKEAISSPTTLDQHKYEAQQARRVLDRLVGYQVSPILWDKVRRGLSAGRVQSVAVRIICEREREIQAFVPREYWSITARLETLAGDAFTAKLAKKGGKKIDLNNELDSRTVLSGLEGAPFKLAEVESKETKRNPAAPFTTSKLQQEAARKLGYTAKKTMMLAQQLYEGVEIGNEGPVGLISYMRTDSTRISNEAIAAARVHIEQKFGADYLPKGPNIYKTKKKTQDAHEAIRPTYFQYPPEAVKKDLSRDQFRLYQLIWNRFIACQMTPAIMDQTRALIEAKDYTFSASGSTVKFQGFMAVYIEGQDVEEEKEERLPAFKAGEALKLLGLDPAQHFTQPPPRYTEASLVKELEEKGIGRPSTYAAILSTIQDREYVVKENKQLKPTELGFMVTDLLVQSFPGILDVEFTAHMEEELDMIEDGQMEWREAMKEFYGPFKESLEKAKKEMKNVKAEEVPTDITCEKCGSAMVIKWGRKGKFLACSAYPGCKNTKDFTTGEDGKVVPLERTTETTDTPCPTCGKNMIVKSGRFGRFLACPDYPNCKTTKPLSTGIPCPNQDGGMIVERRTKRGRTFFSCSKYPSCTYATWEMPKAEGD, via the coding sequence ATGGCAAAATCGCTTGTAATAGTCGAGTCACCCGCGAAGGCAAAGACAATAAACAAGTTCCTCGGCAAGGACTTCATGGTGCTTGCCTCGGTAGGGCATATAAAGGACCTTCCCAAGAGCAAGCTCGGGATAGAGATAGACAGCGGCTTTGAGCCCCATTACGAGCTTATAAAAGGCAAGGCCAATACGATACGCGAGCTGAAGAAGGCGGGCAAGATCGCTGAAAAGATCTTTCTGGCGCCCGACCCTGACAGGGAGGGCGAGGCTATCGCATGGCATATAGCCGAGGAGATAGACAAGAAGAAGGAGAAGACGTTCCGCGTCCTCTTTAACGAGATAACCGAAAAGGCCGTCAAGGAGGCCATCTCAAGCCCTACCACCCTGGACCAGCACAAGTACGAGGCCCAGCAGGCAAGGCGCGTCCTCGACAGGCTCGTCGGATACCAGGTGAGCCCCATACTCTGGGACAAGGTGAGAAGGGGGCTTTCAGCCGGCAGGGTGCAGTCTGTCGCGGTCCGCATCATCTGCGAAAGGGAGAGGGAGATACAGGCCTTTGTCCCGAGGGAGTACTGGTCGATAACCGCGAGGCTTGAAACGCTCGCAGGCGACGCCTTCACGGCGAAGCTTGCCAAAAAGGGCGGGAAGAAGATCGATCTCAATAACGAACTCGATTCCAGGACCGTTCTCTCGGGGCTTGAAGGAGCGCCCTTCAAGCTGGCCGAGGTCGAATCAAAGGAGACGAAGAGGAACCCGGCAGCCCCGTTCACCACAAGTAAGCTCCAGCAGGAGGCGGCGCGGAAACTCGGATACACAGCCAAGAAGACGATGATGCTCGCGCAGCAGCTTTACGAAGGGGTCGAGATAGGGAACGAAGGCCCTGTAGGCCTCATCTCCTACATGAGGACCGATTCCACAAGGATATCCAACGAGGCCATAGCGGCGGCAAGGGTCCATATCGAGCAGAAGTTCGGGGCGGACTACCTGCCCAAGGGTCCCAATATCTATAAGACCAAGAAAAAGACCCAGGACGCGCACGAGGCCATAAGGCCGACCTACTTCCAGTACCCGCCGGAGGCGGTGAAAAAAGACCTTTCCCGGGACCAGTTCAGGCTCTATCAGCTCATCTGGAACAGGTTCATAGCCTGCCAGATGACGCCTGCCATCATGGACCAGACGAGGGCCCTTATAGAGGCGAAGGACTATACCTTCTCGGCCTCAGGCTCTACCGTCAAGTTCCAGGGTTTCATGGCGGTATACATCGAAGGGCAGGACGTTGAGGAGGAAAAGGAGGAGAGGCTTCCGGCCTTCAAGGCAGGGGAGGCGTTGAAGCTCCTGGGCCTCGACCCGGCTCAGCACTTCACCCAGCCCCCGCCCAGGTATACCGAGGCTTCGCTCGTAAAGGAGCTGGAGGAGAAGGGCATAGGCCGCCCCTCGACCTACGCGGCCATACTCTCGACCATACAGGACAGGGAGTACGTCGTGAAGGAGAACAAGCAATTGAAGCCCACGGAGCTGGGCTTCATGGTCACGGACCTCCTTGTCCAGAGCTTCCCCGGCATACTCGACGTAGAGTTCACCGCCCACATGGAAGAGGAGCTCGACATGATAGAGGACGGGCAGATGGAGTGGCGCGAGGCGATGAAGGAGTTCTACGGCCCCTTCAAGGAGAGCCTTGAGAAGGCGAAAAAGGAGATGAAGAACGTCAAGGCCGAAGAGGTGCCCACAGACATCACCTGCGAGAAGTGCGGGAGCGCCATGGTCATAAAATGGGGCAGAAAGGGCAAGTTCCTTGCCTGTTCCGCCTATCCGGGCTGCAAGAACACCAAGGACTTCACGACAGGCGAGGACGGCAAGGTGGTGCCGCTTGAGAGGACCACAGAGACGACCGACACCCCGTGCCCGACCTGCGGCAAGAACATGATAGTCAAGAGCGGCCGTTTCGGCAGGTTCCTCGCCTGTCCGGACTACCCCAACTGCAAGACCACGAAGCCGCTTTCCACGGGCATCCCATGCCCGAACCAGGACGGTGGCATGATCGTCGAGAGAAGGACAAAGAGGGGCAGGACCTTTTTCAGCTGTTCCAAATACCCCTCATGCACTTACGCTACATGGGAGATGCCCAAGGCCGAAGGCGATTGA
- a CDS encoding DNA protecting protein DprA — MLRGMERLSVVTLLERFNGPEEIFSSDEKALEGFSVPFARSVRAFDAWDRVEKERELAHKDGARIVTFEDSEYPSALKRIYDPPCLLYMKGAQYRDGFPAVGVVGTRHPTHYGLKMAETLGTELGYMGATVVSGMARGCDTAAHKGALSAGGATVAVLGTGVDIVYPGESRKLYDEIAEKGLLITEYLMSTPPLPHNFPRRNRIISGLSMGVVVVEAPLRSGSLMTARLALEQGREVFAVPGQVTSYRSTGTNKLIKDGAMLVESASDVAAALSISPLTQGRQASELKAGAEEMMILDALEEGPAQIDSLIDRTGLTVARTSTLLLEMELKGFVEQKPGKCFMRRV, encoded by the coding sequence ATGCTGAGGGGCATGGAACGCTTAAGCGTCGTTACCCTGCTTGAGAGGTTCAATGGCCCGGAGGAGATATTCTCATCCGACGAAAAAGCCCTTGAAGGCTTCTCCGTCCCTTTTGCCAGGTCTGTAAGGGCGTTCGATGCATGGGACAGGGTCGAAAAGGAGCGTGAGCTCGCGCACAAGGACGGCGCGAGGATAGTGACCTTTGAAGACTCGGAGTACCCATCGGCCCTTAAAAGGATCTACGACCCGCCATGTTTGCTGTACATGAAGGGCGCGCAGTACAGGGACGGCTTCCCGGCGGTTGGTGTGGTGGGGACGAGACATCCGACCCATTATGGCCTTAAGATGGCCGAGACCCTCGGGACTGAGCTCGGCTATATGGGCGCTACAGTTGTAAGCGGCATGGCCCGGGGATGCGATACCGCGGCCCACAAAGGGGCGCTCTCAGCCGGCGGCGCTACCGTCGCGGTCCTTGGCACCGGAGTTGACATCGTATACCCCGGAGAGTCCAGAAAGCTTTACGATGAGATAGCGGAAAAGGGGTTGCTCATAACCGAGTACCTCATGTCGACTCCGCCGCTTCCGCATAACTTCCCGAGGAGGAACAGGATAATAAGCGGGCTCTCCATGGGGGTCGTGGTGGTGGAGGCGCCTTTAAGGAGCGGCTCTCTCATGACCGCGAGGCTCGCCCTCGAACAGGGCAGGGAGGTCTTCGCCGTGCCTGGGCAGGTGACCTCATACAGGAGCACCGGCACGAACAAGCTCATCAAGGATGGGGCGATGCTGGTCGAGAGCGCATCCGACGTGGCTGCGGCCCTTTCAATAAGCCCGCTTACGCAGGGCAGGCAAGCCTCAGAGCTTAAGGCCGGAGCCGAGGAGATGATGATACTCGATGCCCTCGAAGAAGGGCCGGCTCAGATAGACAGCCTCATCGACAGGACAGGCCTTACTGTAGCGAGGACCTCGACCCTTCTCCTTGAAATGGAGCTGAAGGGCTTTGTAGAGCAGAAGCCGGGGAAATGCTTCATGCGACGGGTCTAA
- a CDS encoding tol-pal system protein YbgF, with translation MKLKPVLFVLTALALSGCAGLKEQQLAIDQLSIKVNELKASVDASNGRIDDLGNRLTLLQEKVDASRAEIEKLSAASVPAAPPEGLKVVPLAEEPLRYNPGPDQKGHTTRESMKDAEPMYNRGQDLFMAGRYEEARQVFTSFIKAYPRHSLSDNALYWIGEAYYTEKDFEKALEKFAEVSDKYPEENKTPDALLKAGLSLKEMGRSEQANAYFERLLSKYPSSNAAAMARKALKGER, from the coding sequence ATGAAGCTAAAACCGGTACTTTTCGTCCTCACGGCGCTGGCCCTATCCGGCTGCGCCGGGCTTAAGGAGCAGCAGTTGGCCATCGATCAGCTCTCCATCAAGGTCAATGAGCTTAAGGCGTCCGTCGACGCCTCCAACGGCAGGATAGACGACCTTGGCAACAGATTGACCCTCCTCCAGGAGAAGGTTGACGCCTCCAGGGCCGAGATCGAAAAATTGAGCGCCGCCTCGGTGCCCGCGGCGCCGCCAGAGGGGCTCAAGGTCGTGCCTCTCGCCGAGGAGCCTTTAAGGTATAACCCGGGCCCGGACCAGAAAGGCCATACCACGAGAGAGTCCATGAAGGATGCCGAGCCGATGTACAACAGGGGGCAGGACCTTTTCATGGCGGGCAGGTATGAAGAGGCACGGCAGGTCTTTACCTCGTTTATAAAGGCATACCCGAGGCACAGCCTCTCCGACAACGCCCTTTACTGGATAGGGGAGGCGTACTACACCGAGAAGGATTTTGAAAAAGCCCTTGAGAAGTTCGCTGAAGTCTCCGATAAGTACCCCGAGGAGAACAAGACCCCTGACGCGCTTCTGAAGGCGGGATTGTCGCTAAAGGAGATGGGTAGGTCAGAGCAGGCTAATGCGTACTTCGAAAGGCTCCTTTCGAAGTACCCTTCCTCGAACGCCGCCGCAATGGCCAGAAAGGCCCTGAAAGGCGAAAGGTAG